Within Theileria orientalis strain Shintoku DNA, chromosome 4, complete genome, the genomic segment ATTTATCTTTCATGGCCTTTTTTAGGCCTATGCTCCCATTAATTACATTGCTAACTGCTGTGTCGAGAGAAACGTCCTAAACACAGGTGTTGTTATTCCCGTTGTTTTTAATCTCTGAACTAGCGACTTACTTTGTTGTTCTTCACATACTCCACCAACAGATATTCTGGTGAGCCTTGTTTTGCGTAAAGTTCTCCTTCTTCCGTCAAAATGTAAAAGTTTGCTTTGTGTTCCTCCAGTGTGACGTACCCCTTCGACATTAAACTCTTCACCCCGCTCACCACCTTATCGTGGTCGAGTTCAACGTCCAGCGTGTTTATTACTGATTTATCTCCCGACTTTTCGTctctttccttcttttcgaAGGCCAAATCCAGCTTTGCCAGCAAGAGGTTTAGCTCCTCCTGCTTTGTGgtcatttttatcttctataTCTATATATGCCACTTTATTTATGctatatatgtatacaggtgtgaaatattatattttcagGAAATCGATTGGAAATGGCGCTGTTATGATCTGGTGTAGTGCTCGACACAAATTCGTCCCTCATTCCACTTAaactttaaacacattttgaTGATCGTGATcctcttctttttcttttcgaattttctccttcttctcccttTTCTTGCCTACTTATTAATCAAATGTCCCTTTTACTTACCTTTCGCTTAGGGAATCATCCTCTCCCATCTCCGATCCTTCTTTTATCAGTTTATTGATATCAAATTCGTATGACTTTGGCACGTAGTTCCTTCTTTCGTCCGACGTTTTGTCCTATGTTTCTTTTGTTTCTACACACTTGCTTACCTGGATTGTGTTTACTATTAGTTCCGAGTATATATCTTCTGACAGTGGCTCCAGaactttgttttttatttcttcctTCAGGTAGTCTTCCATTTCCGATACTCTTCCTCTTACGTACTCCATTATTGCTCTACTTTCCTGAGCGTTTATTATCAGTTGTTTCTTTTTATCGTAAACTTACATTGCCGTTTACGAATCTGCAAACTGCGTCGTTCAAGTCTGATTCCAGTAGTAACGATAGGCGGCACGTGTCCTCTACTGAGGTCATAacctattattttttttatttatttttacttttttccCTCTTACTTGTCGTATGCTCATTGCTGTCCATTCATACTCTGGCACGTCCTTCGTTTtacgttttttatttgatattttcaACATGTCGTTTGGATTTGCCACTTTCCCTAAATTCAATGTTACTAGCAttcttattcttttttaattagCTCctacatatacatacatatacacatttagaaTCAAAACCATTTTAACTCCACTTACCTATAAAATTACTTCCAAATATCTTCGGGTTTATGTTTTCATACAGTTTGCCGTCGATTTTAATTCTACGCGTTAATGTTTTCTTTTCAACGTACCTCAACAGTGGACTTGACGATGATTCTACTATACTTTCAATTCTTGACCATTCAGTGAGACCTAGTTGTTTTGTTAACGATACTGAGTTAAGGTGCGTGATGAAGTTATCTTCTCTGGTATCCAATATTTTCTGGACCGcctaataattttatggGTGTGTTATCTTTGTAATCTCTTTACTTAACTAACATATTGGTGCACTACTGTACCAACATAGATTGTTTGCTACTGGTATCACTAGAGCAATACTAACAGCAATAGTAATAGCAGTGATAATAATACCAATAGTAATAACAGCAATGGTAACAGTAATAGTAGAAATAATACcaacagtaacagtaataataataccaacagtaatagtaacaccaatagtggtagtagcgttagtagtagtattagtacTAATATAATAGATATTCGTCACCGCTTACATCTCTCAAATAGTCGTACATTTCACTGGAATTTTCTGCTAAATTCTCCTCGGAATCGTAGTTTTCTATTTCGTCGCATATGAACTTCCTTGACGTCAGCAACGATATTGGATAGAAGTTGACGTCCTCCTGTGACACGTGGATCAGACACCCGTGCTTCGGGGGCAACTCTGCTGGAACCAGCGTGGTCTGTATCGTCGATCCTGGCTGCAGTATTTGAAACTTGTGGAGACTCGTCTTCTCTGGGAACTTGATGCTTTCGTGCTCGTGACCCCAAATTACCAGGTCGAACCAGTCCGGTATCATGTCCGTCGTTATATAATCCTTCACTCCGCTTCCTCTTCGCGGGTACCTATTTTGGTGAAGCAGCAGTATCTTGTACCTATCTTCTTCAcacttttcaaacttgaCTTCTTTTTCGTCAAACAACTCCACTAGTCTTTCATCTTTTATCCATCCTAGTCCGTAGAGTGCTATTTTTACGTTTGATTTTGTTATCAGTATCGGCTTCACTACTACATTCGTCAGGTCCAAATACCTTCCAAAGTATGTCACCTGTATTTTgctatttattaatttccaCTCACCAATCCCGCCACGTCCAAAATATCAATTGGTGACAGACAATTTTTATACGTAGGATTATCTACAAATCATTTATACTTAAATAATCTATTtgtcaatttatttatatatttatttaagtgtctatttatttagttgTTTGCTAATTTAACTGGCCATTTGTCTATTTATTAACATCTATACTAGTATCCCTtgatatacatatatatatatctgtATATGTTCTTATAATACCATGATTTCCATGAATTACAAAAAACGGTCTCATCTGTTCATTGTTTGTGCTATATGAGCTTCTTAGGTGATATTCTTGATCTGTTGACTGCATTTCATATTCTTTCAATGACGCCGTATTTATTACATTCGACTTATCTATTATCAACTCTGACTTGTGATTTGACaaataatttgataataaatcCATTGTCCGGTACCTAtaacaacaaataatttgaGTATATATGGTCTTTACTCAGtactactatttatttgtcCATATGTGTGTCTACACATCAactattatataatatgctatattgtatttaactCAACtatttaactatatatTCTTTTACATTGTTGATCTTGATGGGACATTCTTGTCAAATAAGTCTCCTGCGTGTAGTATGAGATCAACTTCCAGATTTTTTGCCAGGTATAGCAGCTCCTCGAACGTATTCATTGAATCATTCGCTCTATATgtgtcctcctccttgaaGCCCAGGTGTGTGTCAGTGCATACCAATATCTTAATGCAGTCAGCCTCGCCATTGTTCTCCTCGAATAACTTCACTTTAATTGCCTCTTCTGCCATTGTTTCAGGAGCTTctgttgtatttttttcttcactGCTGACTTCAGGTTGCGTTTCCTTTTTGCGCGAATATTCTGTTATTTTATGAAAGTTTTTGTATGGGTCAAtgctattttttctttctaTTCTCATTTTTGCTTCAACTCCTTTATCCTTTTTGCCTTCAGAGCCTGTTTCTCCCACCATGGAGTCGCTTCCCTGGTTCAACGGGTGTGACGTCCTGGCTGAATTTAATTCGATGTCCCGGAAAGACTCAATGTCTGTTCCTTCTACCGTGGTTGTGTTCAATGAATCTCC encodes:
- a CDS encoding uncharacterized protein (DNA repair exonuclease family protein), with translation MPPKSLSFKSIYSNILPNSEQSQELSTPTHLPSPLVYSSPLMSNASPAVSKRKKLSIDRPLRISHDFKVASFDSELKEYSAVDAEYQTESNEQDMYDKMPSDSKEDANVSVMNFNAKMKHNQNSELTEKEGNRPVLCNSGDSLNTTTVEGTDIESFRDIELNSARTSHPLNQGSDSMVGETGSEGKKDKGVEAKMRIERKNSIDPYKNFHKITEYSRKKETQPEVSSEEKNTTEAPETMAEEAIKVKLFEENNGEADCIKILVCTDTHLGFKEEDTYRANDSMNTFEELLYLAKNLEVDLILHAGDLFDKNVPSRSTMYRTMDLLSNYLSNHKSELIIDKSNVINTASLKEYEMQSTDQEYHLRSSYSTNNEQMRPFFVIHGNHDNPTYKNCLSPIDILDVAGLVTYFGRYLDLTNVVVKPILITKSNVKIALYGLGWIKDERLVELFDEKEVKFEKCEEDRYKILLLHQNRYPRRGSGVKDYITTDMIPDWFDLVIWGHEHESIKFPEKTSLHKFQILQPGSTIQTTLVPAELPPKHGCLIHVSQEDVNFYPISLLTSRKFICDEIENYDSEENLAENSSEMYDYLRDAVQKILDTREDNFITHLNSVSLTKQLGLTEWSRIESIVESSSSPLLRYVEKKTLTRRIKIDGKLYENINPKIFGRKVANPNDMLKISNKKRKTKDVPEYEWTAMSIRQVRGKKVMTSVEDTCRLSLLLESDLNDAVCRFVNGNESRAIMEYVRGRVSEMEDYLKEEIKNKVLEPLSEDIYSELIVNTIQVSKCVETKET